One genomic window of Candidatus Aegiribacteria sp. includes the following:
- a CDS encoding sulfide-dependent adenosine diphosphate thiazole synthase: MNSLLDNLELDVAVTGGGPAGLTAARELALKGHKVALFDRKLSTGGGMWGGGMGYNVIVVQEEGKRILEELGVRTSLYSPGYFTANSVESIATLIAEACRAGVSIYNLFSVEDVMVDHERITGVVVNSSPIEIAGLHVDPVCISAKYVIEATGHPLEVLHTVIEKTGFRLRTPSGSIEGERSMNADMGEKALAENTVEIVPGLFVTGMAANAAMGAHRMGPVFGGMLLSGKIAAEKINALLSGTYHTSSTCG; the protein is encoded by the coding sequence ATGAACAGCTTGCTCGACAACCTTGAGCTGGATGTGGCCGTTACAGGAGGCGGACCTGCAGGACTGACTGCTGCAAGGGAACTGGCTCTCAAGGGTCATAAAGTGGCTCTGTTCGACAGAAAGCTCTCCACCGGGGGCGGCATGTGGGGCGGAGGAATGGGCTATAACGTAATTGTAGTCCAAGAAGAAGGGAAACGTATTCTCGAGGAACTTGGAGTGAGAACATCGCTTTACTCTCCCGGTTACTTCACTGCGAATTCAGTTGAATCCATCGCCACTCTCATAGCGGAAGCATGCAGGGCGGGTGTGTCTATTTATAATCTTTTCTCAGTGGAAGACGTAATGGTGGACCATGAAAGGATCACCGGCGTGGTAGTTAACTCCAGTCCGATTGAAATTGCCGGTCTTCATGTTGATCCCGTTTGTATCTCTGCAAAATATGTGATCGAAGCTACAGGTCATCCGCTTGAGGTTCTGCACACCGTTATTGAAAAGACTGGTTTTAGACTGAGAACTCCTTCCGGCAGCATTGAGGGAGAAAGGTCTATGAACGCTGACATGGGAGAGAAGGCTCTGGCGGAAAACACCGTTGAAATTGTGCCCGGCCTCTTTGTTACCGGTATGGCTGCAAATGCAGCCATGGGAGCCCATCGAATGGGTCCTGTATTCGGTGGTATGCTTCTCTCAGGGAAAATTGCAGCTGAGAAGATTAATGCTTTGTTATCGGGGACGTACCACACTTCTTCAACTTGTGGGTGA